A single region of the Syngnathoides biaculeatus isolate LvHL_M chromosome 17, ASM1980259v1, whole genome shotgun sequence genome encodes:
- the sec31a gene encoding protein transport protein Sec31A isoform X1 — protein MKLKEIERTAIQSWSPAQQHPIYLATGTSAHQLDASFSTNASLELFELDLSDPSLNMRSCGSYSSSHRYHKLVWGPCRADTQDHPAGLVIAGGENGNVILYDAAKIIAGESEAVVAESDRHTGPVRGLDINPFQTNLFASGGNESEIYIWDVNNFESPMTPGPKTQPVEDIGCVAWNRQVQHILASASPSGRASVWDLRKNDLIIKVSDHSNRMHCSGLAWNPEVATQLVLASEDDRMPVIQMWDLRFATSPLKILENHTRGILAIAWSVADPELLLSCGKDSRILCWNPNTGEVLYELPAGSQWCFDVQWCPRNPAVLSAARFDGHIDVYSIMGGSSQAQSQRHADQISNSFGNMDPFGTGQTLPPLQLPQTAAPPASVNPLKKPPKWIRRPVGASFAFGGKLVSLENGPANGQQPGGLRLVHVSRVVTEPTFLTRSEQLQATLSAGTFQEFCQEKIQAAQDQFEKTVWSFLKANFESDIRSQFLELLGYKKDELSAKISVALEGKSAGAPPVDAALAPASSQPPVGNPEEAFDMIAAANLKPDQSVPPREKTEEEEEISLEEEVPLEEEVEEEKPGPEPETPAQVKEPAEAPGEGVDLSISKDMDGLITQALLTGDFEGAVELCIHDDRMADSIILAIAGGAELLEKTQRKYFRTSRGKITKLISAVVTKDWRDVLTTCDLHNWKEALAAVMTYAKADEFSSLCELLGVRLEASGEAALRAHACLCYICAGNVDKLVACWNATGHRHCPLSLQDLVEKVVVLQRAAEQTQRSGPGAHLGVLLTEEMGRYAGLLASQGSLSTAISYLPDGSGQVAVQHLRERLSRALGQQAGPVQTPRSQPYHATHHPCRSFAPIQPSTPSAPVPGPTPASAPVQQQYYQPVRSASTVTSWSNQTPTALPNIPPPPQMGGVSEQQQQAEPPKSMYGMPPSAPTPAAPASSAYMYSQPYQPHSQVQHFPPGAYQPLHYSEPPYPPQPPGFLEQCLPSSPSSYLPPFVPSSSSFPSSGVSFQRGVPGSPGSYEPPPPPGGVSGPQNGWNDPPALSRMSKKKIPENYTPPAPITAPIMAPLGADPHVQPVASGAPQGSIPSPYGGVQQVPLQTHNPSIPAEGAPGGPTGDAIQPVQSIPAEKISKKPIPEEHLVLKTTFEGLVQKCLAVATDPQTRRKLDDANKRLEALYDKLRDQTLSPAIVGGLHNMARSIEARAYAEGLGIHTHIVSSSNFSETSAFMPILKVVLTQANRLGV, from the exons atGAAACTGAAAGAGATTGAACGCACCGCCATCCAGAGCTGGAGTCCGGCGCAGCAGCACCCCATCTACCTGGCAACAG gaaCGTCGGCGCACCAGCTGGATGCCTCCTTCAGCACGAACGCCTCCCTGGAGCTCTTCGAGCTGGACTTGTCTGACCCGTCGCTGAACATGAGGTCATGCGGCAGCTACTCTTCATctcacag GTACCACAAGCTGGTCTGGGGTCCCTGCAGAGCGGACACCCAGGATCACCCGGCCGGCTTGGTCATCGCCGGGGGCGAGAACGGCAACGTCATCTTGTATGACGCCGCCAAGATCATAGCGGGCGAGAGCGAGGCGGTCGTGGCCGAGAGCGACCGGCACACGGGCCCCGTGAGAGGACTGGACATCAATCCCTTCCAG ACCAACCTCTTCGCATCGGGCGGGAACGAGTCGGAAATTTACATCTGGGATGTGAACAACTTTGAGTCCCCCATGACTCCAGGACCTAAAACACAG CCAGTGGAGGACATCGGATGTGTGGCGTGGAACAGGCAGGTCCAGCACATCCTGGCCTCGGCCAGCCCGAGCGGTCGTGCGTCCGTCTGGGACCTCCGCAAGAATGACCTCATTATCAAAGTCAGCGATCACAGCAACAGA ATGCATTGCTCCGGGCTGGCGTGGAACCCGGAAGTCGCCACTCAGCTGGTCCTGGCCTCCGAGGACGACCGCATGCCCGTCATCCAGATGTGGGATCTACGATTCGCTACCTCCCCGCTCAAGATTCTGGAGAATCACACAAG AGGCATCCTGGCCATCGCTTGGAGCGTCGCTGATCCCGAGCTCCTCCTCAGCTGCGGCAAGGACAGCAGGATCCTGTGCTGGAACCCCAACACGGGGGAG GTGCTGTACGAGCTGCCCGCCGGAAGCCAGTGGTGCTTCGACGTGCAGTGGTGCCCCAGGAACCCGGCGGTGCTGTCCGCCGCCCGCTTCGACGGCCATATCGACGTCTACTCCATCATGGGCGGCAGCAGCCAGGCGCAGAGCCAAAGGCACGCGGACCAG ATTAGTAACTCCTTCGGAAACATGGATCCCTTTGGTACAGGACAAACGTTGCCCCCGCTCCAGCTACCTCAGACCGCCGCCCCCCCAGCTAGCGTTAACCCCCTGAAGAAGCCCCCCAAGTGGATCCGCAGGCCAGTTGGAGCGTCGTTTGCG TTTGGCGGGAAGCTGGTGTCTCTTGAGAACGGCCCAGCGAACGGCCAGCAACCAGGCGGCCTCCGGCTAGTCCACGTCAGTCGGGTGGTGACGGAGCCGACGTTCTTGACGCGGTCGGAGCAGCTCCAGGCCACGCTGAGCGCGGGCACCTTCCAGGAATTCTGCCAGGAGAAGATCCAGGCGGCTCAGGACCAGTTTGAAAAAACCGTCTGGTCTTTCCTCAAG gCTAACTTTGAAAGCGACATTCGGAGTCAGTTCTTGGAGCTTCTTGGCTACAAGAAAGATGAGCTTTCCGCCAAG ATTTCTGTGGCGTTGGAGGGGAAGTCGGCTGGCGCTCCGCCGGTGGACGCAGCGCTCGCTCCGGCCAGCTCACAACCACCAGTCGGCAATCCGGAGGAGGCGTTCGACATGATCGCCGCCGCAAACCTGAAACCGGACCAGAGCGTGCCCCCTCGTGAGAAaacggaggaggaagaagagatcTCTTTGGAAGAG GAGGTGCCactggaggaggaggtggaggaggagaagcCAGGTCCAGAACCGGAGACTCCCGCCCAGGTCAAGGAGCCCGCTGAGGCTCCTGGAGAGGGAGTCGACCTCAGCATTAGTAAAG ATATGGATGGTCTGATCACGCAGGCGTTGCTGACGGGCGATTTCGAGGGCGCCGTGGAGCTCTGCATCCACGACGACCGCATGGCCGACAGCATCATCCTGGCCATCGCCGGCGGCGCCGAGCTCCTGGAGAAGACCCAGAGGAAGTATTTCCGCACGAGCCGCGGCAAGATCACCAAG CTGATCAGCGCCGTGGTGACCAAAGACTGGCGTGATGTCCTGACCACGTGTGACCTGCACAACTGGAAGGAGGCGCTGGCGGCCGTCATGACCTACGCCAAGGCCGACGAGTTCTCTTCACTGTGCG AACTCCTGGGCGTCCGTCTGGAGGCGTCGGGCGAGGCTGCTCTGCGAGCTCACGCCTGCCTGTGTTACATCTGCGCCGGTAATGTGGACAAACTGGTGGCCTGCTGGAATGCGACTGGCCACCGTCACTGTCCGCTATCCCTGCAG GACCTGGTAGAGAAAGTGGTGGTGCTGCAGCGCGCCGCGGAGCAGACGCAGCGCTCGGGTCCCGGCGCCCACCTCGGCGTCCTGCTGACTGAAGAGATGGGTCGCTACGCCGGGCTGCTGGCCTCGCAAGGCAGCCTGTCAACCGCCATCAGCTACCTGCCCGACGGCAGCGGACAA GTGGCAGTGCAGCACCTCCGCGAACGCCTCAGTCGGGCCCTGGGTCAGCAGGCCGGTCCGGTCCAGACCCCCAGATCCCAACCTTATCACGCCACTCATCATCCCTGCCGTTCCTTCGCCCCGATCCAGCCCTCTACGCCATCAGCGCCTGTCCCGGGACCGACACCGGCCTCTGCCCCCGTCCAACAGCAGTATTACCAACCT GTTAGGTCCGCCTCTACCGTCACGTCCTGGAGCAACCAGACGCCGACAGCCCTGCCCAACATCCCGCCCCCTCCGCAAATGGGCGGGGTCTCCGAGCAGCAACAG CAGGCAGAACCACCGAAGTCCATGTACGGAATGCCGCCGTCCGCCCCAACCCCCGCAGCTCCCGCAAGTTCCGCCTATATGTACTCCCAGCCGTACCAGC CCCACTCGCAGGTCCAGCACTTCCCGCCTGGAGCCTATCAGCCTCTTCATTACTCCGAGCCCCCGTACCCTCCTCAGCCGCCTGGCTTCCTCGAACAGTGCCTGCCCTCTTCCCCCTCTTCCTACCTTCCTCCTTTCGTTCCCTCGTCGTCGTCCTTTCCCTCTTCCGGAGTGTCTTTCCAGCGCGGCGTGCCGGGCTCTCCCGGGTCCTATGAGCCGCCCCCTCCGCCCGGCGGAGTCTCAG GACCACAGAACGGTTGGAATGACCCGCCAGCTCTGAGCAGAATGTCCAAGAAGAAG ATCCCGGAGAATTACACCCCGCCCGCCCCCATCACTGCTCCCATCATGGCTCCTTTGGGCGCGGACCCTCACGTTCAGCCGGTGGCCTCCGGAGCACCACAGGGCTCCATCCCGAGTCCTTACGGGGGCGTCCAGCAGGTCCCGCTACAGACCCACAATCCGAGCATACCCGCTGAGGGAGCACCCGGGGGGCCGACGGGCGATGCCATACAG CCTGTGCAGTCAATCCCCGCCGAGAAGATCTCCAAGAAGCCTATCCCCGAGGAGCATCTGGTCCTGAAGACCACGTTTGAGGGCCTGGTCCAGAAATGCTTGGCCGTCGCCACTGACCCA CAAACTCGCAGGAAGCTGGACGACGCCAACAAACGTCTGGAGGCGCTCTACGACAAACTGCGGGATCAGACC cttTCTCCCGCCATCGTCGGGGGCCTGCACAACATGGCGCGCAGCATCGAGGCGCGGGCCTACGCGGAGGGTTTGGGCATCCACACGCACATCGTCAGCAGCAGCAATTTCAGCGAGACGTCGGCGTTCATGCCCATCCTCAAGGTGGTGCTGACCCAGGCAAACAGGCTGGGCGTGTGA
- the sec31a gene encoding protein transport protein Sec31A isoform X2 — MKLKEIERTAIQSWSPAQQHPIYLATGTSAHQLDASFSTNASLELFELDLSDPSLNMRSCGSYSSSHRYHKLVWGPCRADTQDHPAGLVIAGGENGNVILYDAAKIIAGESEAVVAESDRHTGPVRGLDINPFQTNLFASGGNESEIYIWDVNNFESPMTPGPKTQPVEDIGCVAWNRQVQHILASASPSGRASVWDLRKNDLIIKVSDHSNRMHCSGLAWNPEVATQLVLASEDDRMPVIQMWDLRFATSPLKILENHTRGILAIAWSVADPELLLSCGKDSRILCWNPNTGEVLYELPAGSQWCFDVQWCPRNPAVLSAARFDGHIDVYSIMGGSSQAQSQRHADQISNSFGNMDPFGTGQTLPPLQLPQTAAPPASVNPLKKPPKWIRRPVGASFAFGGKLVSLENGPANGQQPGGLRLVHVSRVVTEPTFLTRSEQLQATLSAGTFQEFCQEKIQAAQDQFEKTVWSFLKANFESDIRSQFLELLGYKKDELSAKISVALEGKSAGAPPVDAALAPASSQPPVGNPEEAFDMIAAANLKPDQSVPPREKTEEEEEISLEEEVPLEEEVEEEKPGPEPETPAQVKEPAEAPGEGVDLSISKDMDGLITQALLTGDFEGAVELCIHDDRMADSIILAIAGGAELLEKTQRKYFRTSRGKITKLISAVVTKDWRDVLTTCDLHNWKEALAAVMTYAKADEFSSLCELLGVRLEASGEAALRAHACLCYICAGNVDKLVACWNATGHRHCPLSLQDLVEKVVVLQRAAEQTQRSGPGAHLGVLLTEEMGRYAGLLASQGSLSTAISYLPDGSGQVAVQHLRERLSRALGQQAGPVQTPRSQPYHATHHPCRSFAPIQPSTPSAPVPGPTPASAPVQQQYYQPVRSASTVTSWSNQTPTALPNIPPPPQMGGVSEQQQAEPPKSMYGMPPSAPTPAAPASSAYMYSQPYQPHSQVQHFPPGAYQPLHYSEPPYPPQPPGFLEQCLPSSPSSYLPPFVPSSSSFPSSGVSFQRGVPGSPGSYEPPPPPGGVSGPQNGWNDPPALSRMSKKKIPENYTPPAPITAPIMAPLGADPHVQPVASGAPQGSIPSPYGGVQQVPLQTHNPSIPAEGAPGGPTGDAIQPVQSIPAEKISKKPIPEEHLVLKTTFEGLVQKCLAVATDPQTRRKLDDANKRLEALYDKLRDQTLSPAIVGGLHNMARSIEARAYAEGLGIHTHIVSSSNFSETSAFMPILKVVLTQANRLGV; from the exons atGAAACTGAAAGAGATTGAACGCACCGCCATCCAGAGCTGGAGTCCGGCGCAGCAGCACCCCATCTACCTGGCAACAG gaaCGTCGGCGCACCAGCTGGATGCCTCCTTCAGCACGAACGCCTCCCTGGAGCTCTTCGAGCTGGACTTGTCTGACCCGTCGCTGAACATGAGGTCATGCGGCAGCTACTCTTCATctcacag GTACCACAAGCTGGTCTGGGGTCCCTGCAGAGCGGACACCCAGGATCACCCGGCCGGCTTGGTCATCGCCGGGGGCGAGAACGGCAACGTCATCTTGTATGACGCCGCCAAGATCATAGCGGGCGAGAGCGAGGCGGTCGTGGCCGAGAGCGACCGGCACACGGGCCCCGTGAGAGGACTGGACATCAATCCCTTCCAG ACCAACCTCTTCGCATCGGGCGGGAACGAGTCGGAAATTTACATCTGGGATGTGAACAACTTTGAGTCCCCCATGACTCCAGGACCTAAAACACAG CCAGTGGAGGACATCGGATGTGTGGCGTGGAACAGGCAGGTCCAGCACATCCTGGCCTCGGCCAGCCCGAGCGGTCGTGCGTCCGTCTGGGACCTCCGCAAGAATGACCTCATTATCAAAGTCAGCGATCACAGCAACAGA ATGCATTGCTCCGGGCTGGCGTGGAACCCGGAAGTCGCCACTCAGCTGGTCCTGGCCTCCGAGGACGACCGCATGCCCGTCATCCAGATGTGGGATCTACGATTCGCTACCTCCCCGCTCAAGATTCTGGAGAATCACACAAG AGGCATCCTGGCCATCGCTTGGAGCGTCGCTGATCCCGAGCTCCTCCTCAGCTGCGGCAAGGACAGCAGGATCCTGTGCTGGAACCCCAACACGGGGGAG GTGCTGTACGAGCTGCCCGCCGGAAGCCAGTGGTGCTTCGACGTGCAGTGGTGCCCCAGGAACCCGGCGGTGCTGTCCGCCGCCCGCTTCGACGGCCATATCGACGTCTACTCCATCATGGGCGGCAGCAGCCAGGCGCAGAGCCAAAGGCACGCGGACCAG ATTAGTAACTCCTTCGGAAACATGGATCCCTTTGGTACAGGACAAACGTTGCCCCCGCTCCAGCTACCTCAGACCGCCGCCCCCCCAGCTAGCGTTAACCCCCTGAAGAAGCCCCCCAAGTGGATCCGCAGGCCAGTTGGAGCGTCGTTTGCG TTTGGCGGGAAGCTGGTGTCTCTTGAGAACGGCCCAGCGAACGGCCAGCAACCAGGCGGCCTCCGGCTAGTCCACGTCAGTCGGGTGGTGACGGAGCCGACGTTCTTGACGCGGTCGGAGCAGCTCCAGGCCACGCTGAGCGCGGGCACCTTCCAGGAATTCTGCCAGGAGAAGATCCAGGCGGCTCAGGACCAGTTTGAAAAAACCGTCTGGTCTTTCCTCAAG gCTAACTTTGAAAGCGACATTCGGAGTCAGTTCTTGGAGCTTCTTGGCTACAAGAAAGATGAGCTTTCCGCCAAG ATTTCTGTGGCGTTGGAGGGGAAGTCGGCTGGCGCTCCGCCGGTGGACGCAGCGCTCGCTCCGGCCAGCTCACAACCACCAGTCGGCAATCCGGAGGAGGCGTTCGACATGATCGCCGCCGCAAACCTGAAACCGGACCAGAGCGTGCCCCCTCGTGAGAAaacggaggaggaagaagagatcTCTTTGGAAGAG GAGGTGCCactggaggaggaggtggaggaggagaagcCAGGTCCAGAACCGGAGACTCCCGCCCAGGTCAAGGAGCCCGCTGAGGCTCCTGGAGAGGGAGTCGACCTCAGCATTAGTAAAG ATATGGATGGTCTGATCACGCAGGCGTTGCTGACGGGCGATTTCGAGGGCGCCGTGGAGCTCTGCATCCACGACGACCGCATGGCCGACAGCATCATCCTGGCCATCGCCGGCGGCGCCGAGCTCCTGGAGAAGACCCAGAGGAAGTATTTCCGCACGAGCCGCGGCAAGATCACCAAG CTGATCAGCGCCGTGGTGACCAAAGACTGGCGTGATGTCCTGACCACGTGTGACCTGCACAACTGGAAGGAGGCGCTGGCGGCCGTCATGACCTACGCCAAGGCCGACGAGTTCTCTTCACTGTGCG AACTCCTGGGCGTCCGTCTGGAGGCGTCGGGCGAGGCTGCTCTGCGAGCTCACGCCTGCCTGTGTTACATCTGCGCCGGTAATGTGGACAAACTGGTGGCCTGCTGGAATGCGACTGGCCACCGTCACTGTCCGCTATCCCTGCAG GACCTGGTAGAGAAAGTGGTGGTGCTGCAGCGCGCCGCGGAGCAGACGCAGCGCTCGGGTCCCGGCGCCCACCTCGGCGTCCTGCTGACTGAAGAGATGGGTCGCTACGCCGGGCTGCTGGCCTCGCAAGGCAGCCTGTCAACCGCCATCAGCTACCTGCCCGACGGCAGCGGACAA GTGGCAGTGCAGCACCTCCGCGAACGCCTCAGTCGGGCCCTGGGTCAGCAGGCCGGTCCGGTCCAGACCCCCAGATCCCAACCTTATCACGCCACTCATCATCCCTGCCGTTCCTTCGCCCCGATCCAGCCCTCTACGCCATCAGCGCCTGTCCCGGGACCGACACCGGCCTCTGCCCCCGTCCAACAGCAGTATTACCAACCT GTTAGGTCCGCCTCTACCGTCACGTCCTGGAGCAACCAGACGCCGACAGCCCTGCCCAACATCCCGCCCCCTCCGCAAATGGGCGGGGTCTCCGAGCAGCAACAG GCAGAACCACCGAAGTCCATGTACGGAATGCCGCCGTCCGCCCCAACCCCCGCAGCTCCCGCAAGTTCCGCCTATATGTACTCCCAGCCGTACCAGC CCCACTCGCAGGTCCAGCACTTCCCGCCTGGAGCCTATCAGCCTCTTCATTACTCCGAGCCCCCGTACCCTCCTCAGCCGCCTGGCTTCCTCGAACAGTGCCTGCCCTCTTCCCCCTCTTCCTACCTTCCTCCTTTCGTTCCCTCGTCGTCGTCCTTTCCCTCTTCCGGAGTGTCTTTCCAGCGCGGCGTGCCGGGCTCTCCCGGGTCCTATGAGCCGCCCCCTCCGCCCGGCGGAGTCTCAG GACCACAGAACGGTTGGAATGACCCGCCAGCTCTGAGCAGAATGTCCAAGAAGAAG ATCCCGGAGAATTACACCCCGCCCGCCCCCATCACTGCTCCCATCATGGCTCCTTTGGGCGCGGACCCTCACGTTCAGCCGGTGGCCTCCGGAGCACCACAGGGCTCCATCCCGAGTCCTTACGGGGGCGTCCAGCAGGTCCCGCTACAGACCCACAATCCGAGCATACCCGCTGAGGGAGCACCCGGGGGGCCGACGGGCGATGCCATACAG CCTGTGCAGTCAATCCCCGCCGAGAAGATCTCCAAGAAGCCTATCCCCGAGGAGCATCTGGTCCTGAAGACCACGTTTGAGGGCCTGGTCCAGAAATGCTTGGCCGTCGCCACTGACCCA CAAACTCGCAGGAAGCTGGACGACGCCAACAAACGTCTGGAGGCGCTCTACGACAAACTGCGGGATCAGACC cttTCTCCCGCCATCGTCGGGGGCCTGCACAACATGGCGCGCAGCATCGAGGCGCGGGCCTACGCGGAGGGTTTGGGCATCCACACGCACATCGTCAGCAGCAGCAATTTCAGCGAGACGTCGGCGTTCATGCCCATCCTCAAGGTGGTGCTGACCCAGGCAAACAGGCTGGGCGTGTGA
- the sec31a gene encoding protein transport protein Sec31A isoform X3: MKLKEIERTAIQSWSPAQQHPIYLATGTSAHQLDASFSTNASLELFELDLSDPSLNMRSCGSYSSSHRYHKLVWGPCRADTQDHPAGLVIAGGENGNVILYDAAKIIAGESEAVVAESDRHTGPVRGLDINPFQTNLFASGGNESEIYIWDVNNFESPMTPGPKTQPVEDIGCVAWNRQVQHILASASPSGRASVWDLRKNDLIIKVSDHSNRMHCSGLAWNPEVATQLVLASEDDRMPVIQMWDLRFATSPLKILENHTRGILAIAWSVADPELLLSCGKDSRILCWNPNTGEVLYELPAGSQWCFDVQWCPRNPAVLSAARFDGHIDVYSIMGGSSQAQSQRHADQISNSFGNMDPFGTGQTLPPLQLPQTAAPPASVNPLKKPPKWIRRPVGASFAFGGKLVSLENGPANGQQPGGLRLVHVSRVVTEPTFLTRSEQLQATLSAGTFQEFCQEKIQAAQDQFEKTVWSFLKANFESDIRSQFLELLGYKKDELSAKISVALEGKSAGAPPVDAALAPASSQPPVGNPEEAFDMIAAANLKPDQSVPPREKTEEEEEISLEEEVPLEEEVEEEKPGPEPETPAQVKEPAEAPGEGVDLSISKDMDGLITQALLTGDFEGAVELCIHDDRMADSIILAIAGGAELLEKTQRKYFRTSRGKITKLISAVVTKDWRDVLTTCDLHNWKEALAAVMTYAKADEFSSLCELLGVRLEASGEAALRAHACLCYICAGNVDKLVACWNATGHRHCPLSLQDLVEKVVVLQRAAEQTQRSGPGAHLGVLLTEEMGRYAGLLASQGSLSTAISYLPDGSGQVAVQHLRERLSRALGQQAGPVQTPRSQPYHATHHPCRSFAPIQPSTPSAPVPGPTPASAPVQQQYYQPVRSASTVTSWSNQTPTALPNIPPPPQMGGVSEQQQQAEPPKSMYGMPPSAPTPAAPASSAYMYSQPYQRPQNGWNDPPALSRMSKKKIPENYTPPAPITAPIMAPLGADPHVQPVASGAPQGSIPSPYGGVQQVPLQTHNPSIPAEGAPGGPTGDAIQPVQSIPAEKISKKPIPEEHLVLKTTFEGLVQKCLAVATDPQTRRKLDDANKRLEALYDKLRDQTLSPAIVGGLHNMARSIEARAYAEGLGIHTHIVSSSNFSETSAFMPILKVVLTQANRLGV, from the exons atGAAACTGAAAGAGATTGAACGCACCGCCATCCAGAGCTGGAGTCCGGCGCAGCAGCACCCCATCTACCTGGCAACAG gaaCGTCGGCGCACCAGCTGGATGCCTCCTTCAGCACGAACGCCTCCCTGGAGCTCTTCGAGCTGGACTTGTCTGACCCGTCGCTGAACATGAGGTCATGCGGCAGCTACTCTTCATctcacag GTACCACAAGCTGGTCTGGGGTCCCTGCAGAGCGGACACCCAGGATCACCCGGCCGGCTTGGTCATCGCCGGGGGCGAGAACGGCAACGTCATCTTGTATGACGCCGCCAAGATCATAGCGGGCGAGAGCGAGGCGGTCGTGGCCGAGAGCGACCGGCACACGGGCCCCGTGAGAGGACTGGACATCAATCCCTTCCAG ACCAACCTCTTCGCATCGGGCGGGAACGAGTCGGAAATTTACATCTGGGATGTGAACAACTTTGAGTCCCCCATGACTCCAGGACCTAAAACACAG CCAGTGGAGGACATCGGATGTGTGGCGTGGAACAGGCAGGTCCAGCACATCCTGGCCTCGGCCAGCCCGAGCGGTCGTGCGTCCGTCTGGGACCTCCGCAAGAATGACCTCATTATCAAAGTCAGCGATCACAGCAACAGA ATGCATTGCTCCGGGCTGGCGTGGAACCCGGAAGTCGCCACTCAGCTGGTCCTGGCCTCCGAGGACGACCGCATGCCCGTCATCCAGATGTGGGATCTACGATTCGCTACCTCCCCGCTCAAGATTCTGGAGAATCACACAAG AGGCATCCTGGCCATCGCTTGGAGCGTCGCTGATCCCGAGCTCCTCCTCAGCTGCGGCAAGGACAGCAGGATCCTGTGCTGGAACCCCAACACGGGGGAG GTGCTGTACGAGCTGCCCGCCGGAAGCCAGTGGTGCTTCGACGTGCAGTGGTGCCCCAGGAACCCGGCGGTGCTGTCCGCCGCCCGCTTCGACGGCCATATCGACGTCTACTCCATCATGGGCGGCAGCAGCCAGGCGCAGAGCCAAAGGCACGCGGACCAG ATTAGTAACTCCTTCGGAAACATGGATCCCTTTGGTACAGGACAAACGTTGCCCCCGCTCCAGCTACCTCAGACCGCCGCCCCCCCAGCTAGCGTTAACCCCCTGAAGAAGCCCCCCAAGTGGATCCGCAGGCCAGTTGGAGCGTCGTTTGCG TTTGGCGGGAAGCTGGTGTCTCTTGAGAACGGCCCAGCGAACGGCCAGCAACCAGGCGGCCTCCGGCTAGTCCACGTCAGTCGGGTGGTGACGGAGCCGACGTTCTTGACGCGGTCGGAGCAGCTCCAGGCCACGCTGAGCGCGGGCACCTTCCAGGAATTCTGCCAGGAGAAGATCCAGGCGGCTCAGGACCAGTTTGAAAAAACCGTCTGGTCTTTCCTCAAG gCTAACTTTGAAAGCGACATTCGGAGTCAGTTCTTGGAGCTTCTTGGCTACAAGAAAGATGAGCTTTCCGCCAAG ATTTCTGTGGCGTTGGAGGGGAAGTCGGCTGGCGCTCCGCCGGTGGACGCAGCGCTCGCTCCGGCCAGCTCACAACCACCAGTCGGCAATCCGGAGGAGGCGTTCGACATGATCGCCGCCGCAAACCTGAAACCGGACCAGAGCGTGCCCCCTCGTGAGAAaacggaggaggaagaagagatcTCTTTGGAAGAG GAGGTGCCactggaggaggaggtggaggaggagaagcCAGGTCCAGAACCGGAGACTCCCGCCCAGGTCAAGGAGCCCGCTGAGGCTCCTGGAGAGGGAGTCGACCTCAGCATTAGTAAAG ATATGGATGGTCTGATCACGCAGGCGTTGCTGACGGGCGATTTCGAGGGCGCCGTGGAGCTCTGCATCCACGACGACCGCATGGCCGACAGCATCATCCTGGCCATCGCCGGCGGCGCCGAGCTCCTGGAGAAGACCCAGAGGAAGTATTTCCGCACGAGCCGCGGCAAGATCACCAAG CTGATCAGCGCCGTGGTGACCAAAGACTGGCGTGATGTCCTGACCACGTGTGACCTGCACAACTGGAAGGAGGCGCTGGCGGCCGTCATGACCTACGCCAAGGCCGACGAGTTCTCTTCACTGTGCG AACTCCTGGGCGTCCGTCTGGAGGCGTCGGGCGAGGCTGCTCTGCGAGCTCACGCCTGCCTGTGTTACATCTGCGCCGGTAATGTGGACAAACTGGTGGCCTGCTGGAATGCGACTGGCCACCGTCACTGTCCGCTATCCCTGCAG GACCTGGTAGAGAAAGTGGTGGTGCTGCAGCGCGCCGCGGAGCAGACGCAGCGCTCGGGTCCCGGCGCCCACCTCGGCGTCCTGCTGACTGAAGAGATGGGTCGCTACGCCGGGCTGCTGGCCTCGCAAGGCAGCCTGTCAACCGCCATCAGCTACCTGCCCGACGGCAGCGGACAA GTGGCAGTGCAGCACCTCCGCGAACGCCTCAGTCGGGCCCTGGGTCAGCAGGCCGGTCCGGTCCAGACCCCCAGATCCCAACCTTATCACGCCACTCATCATCCCTGCCGTTCCTTCGCCCCGATCCAGCCCTCTACGCCATCAGCGCCTGTCCCGGGACCGACACCGGCCTCTGCCCCCGTCCAACAGCAGTATTACCAACCT GTTAGGTCCGCCTCTACCGTCACGTCCTGGAGCAACCAGACGCCGACAGCCCTGCCCAACATCCCGCCCCCTCCGCAAATGGGCGGGGTCTCCGAGCAGCAACAG CAGGCAGAACCACCGAAGTCCATGTACGGAATGCCGCCGTCCGCCCCAACCCCCGCAGCTCCCGCAAGTTCCGCCTATATGTACTCCCAGCCGTACCAGC GACCACAGAACGGTTGGAATGACCCGCCAGCTCTGAGCAGAATGTCCAAGAAGAAG ATCCCGGAGAATTACACCCCGCCCGCCCCCATCACTGCTCCCATCATGGCTCCTTTGGGCGCGGACCCTCACGTTCAGCCGGTGGCCTCCGGAGCACCACAGGGCTCCATCCCGAGTCCTTACGGGGGCGTCCAGCAGGTCCCGCTACAGACCCACAATCCGAGCATACCCGCTGAGGGAGCACCCGGGGGGCCGACGGGCGATGCCATACAG CCTGTGCAGTCAATCCCCGCCGAGAAGATCTCCAAGAAGCCTATCCCCGAGGAGCATCTGGTCCTGAAGACCACGTTTGAGGGCCTGGTCCAGAAATGCTTGGCCGTCGCCACTGACCCA CAAACTCGCAGGAAGCTGGACGACGCCAACAAACGTCTGGAGGCGCTCTACGACAAACTGCGGGATCAGACC cttTCTCCCGCCATCGTCGGGGGCCTGCACAACATGGCGCGCAGCATCGAGGCGCGGGCCTACGCGGAGGGTTTGGGCATCCACACGCACATCGTCAGCAGCAGCAATTTCAGCGAGACGTCGGCGTTCATGCCCATCCTCAAGGTGGTGCTGACCCAGGCAAACAGGCTGGGCGTGTGA